The Fibrobacter sp. UWT2 genome includes a window with the following:
- a CDS encoding glycoside hydrolase family 16 protein, whose amino-acid sequence MKFPFFSLFSLCAGVAFFAAACSSDSSSNAENAEISEQTTPSGESPVTEPTSSSADVPAISSEAENPSTANSSATDMSGSRDAESSANDIASSSSGITSSGNISSESNPGESPYLWHDEFDGDNIDSEKWTFEIGTGASGWGNNEWEYYTDRKENAYIKDGILHIRANKEDYKGSKYTSARMITKGKFSFTYGTVEARIALPVGKGIWPAFWMLGENIDAVSWPACGEIDIIETVNSENIVYGTNHWAYEGNHAEYGNNTKDYYGTSKELDITQFHTYKMVWDENVIVMYVDDFKYHEISIKESTGGTDAFHKPFFFILNVAVAGNWPGFEVDDAQFPNEMFVDYIRVTQ is encoded by the coding sequence ATGAAATTCCCTTTTTTCAGCCTTTTTTCCCTCTGCGCGGGAGTCGCCTTTTTCGCGGCAGCCTGCTCCTCGGATTCCTCTTCCAATGCCGAAAACGCCGAAATAAGCGAGCAGACCACCCCCTCCGGAGAGTCCCCGGTTACTGAACCGACCTCATCTTCCGCAGATGTCCCGGCAATCTCCAGCGAGGCTGAAAATCCATCCACAGCAAATTCTTCCGCTACCGACATGAGCGGTTCTCGCGATGCCGAGAGCAGCGCAAATGACATTGCCAGCAGCTCGAGCGGAATCACTTCAAGCGGAAACATTTCGAGTGAAAGCAACCCCGGCGAATCCCCGTATCTCTGGCACGACGAATTCGACGGCGACAACATAGACTCCGAAAAATGGACTTTTGAAATCGGCACCGGTGCCAGCGGCTGGGGCAACAACGAATGGGAATACTACACCGACCGCAAAGAAAACGCCTACATTAAAGACGGCATCTTGCACATTCGTGCCAACAAGGAAGATTACAAAGGTTCCAAGTACACCTCGGCCCGCATGATTACCAAGGGCAAGTTCAGCTTTACCTACGGCACCGTTGAAGCGAGAATCGCGCTCCCCGTAGGCAAGGGAATCTGGCCGGCATTCTGGATGCTCGGAGAAAACATCGATGCCGTAAGCTGGCCTGCCTGCGGTGAAATCGACATCATCGAAACAGTGAACAGCGAAAACATCGTCTACGGAACCAACCACTGGGCATACGAAGGCAACCACGCCGAATACGGCAACAATACCAAGGATTATTACGGCACAAGCAAGGAACTAGATATCACGCAGTTCCATACCTACAAAATGGTCTGGGACGAAAACGTTATCGTCATGTATGTTGACGACTTCAAGTATCACGAGATATCCATAAAAGAAAGCACCGGCGGAACCGATGCTTTTCACAAGCCATTCTTCTTTATCTTGAATGTCGCCGTTGCAGGCAACTGGCCCGGATTCGAAGTAGACGACGCTCAATTCCCGAACGAAATGTTCGTCGACTACATCCGAGTGACGCAGTAA
- a CDS encoding HD domain-containing phosphohydrolase: MLVSQNKTVLIVDDDRMNLKFAEHMLSSTYNVVMANSYKEALDYLSREQPALALLDVHMPEMNGFELLAEIRKIKSCNDLPVVFLTADSDRETEVRVFREGGLDYIQKPLVPEVVLERIKRILSLRKLQENLESEVERRTAELEESRRKLQVLSLQVVKTLASTIDAKDRYTNGHSSRVAKYSREIALRAGKPVEFQDEIYIVALLHDIGKIGIPDNILNKSSKLTDEEYETIKQHPSIGVEILKNISEMPNIEIGAHYHHERFDGKGYPEGLAGYDIPEIARIIAVADAYDAMTSRRSYRSALPQEAVRSEIVKGRGLQFDPDFADVMLQMIDDDVNYEMRDDGQGL; encoded by the coding sequence ATGTTGGTTTCGCAAAACAAGACGGTCTTGATCGTAGACGATGACCGAATGAATTTAAAGTTCGCCGAGCACATGCTCAGTTCGACGTATAATGTCGTAATGGCGAATTCCTATAAAGAGGCACTTGACTATCTATCGAGGGAACAGCCCGCTCTAGCGCTTTTGGACGTTCATATGCCAGAAATGAACGGCTTCGAATTGCTGGCTGAAATCCGTAAGATAAAGAGTTGCAACGACTTACCGGTGGTGTTCCTGACGGCGGACAGCGACCGGGAGACCGAGGTCCGGGTGTTTAGGGAAGGGGGGCTAGACTATATACAGAAGCCCTTGGTCCCCGAAGTGGTGTTGGAGCGAATCAAGCGCATTCTTTCGCTGCGAAAGCTACAAGAGAATCTTGAAAGCGAGGTGGAACGTCGTACGGCCGAACTGGAAGAAAGCCGTCGCAAACTGCAAGTTCTTTCGTTGCAGGTGGTCAAGACGCTTGCATCGACGATTGATGCCAAGGACCGTTACACGAACGGCCATTCGAGCCGCGTGGCTAAATACAGCAGGGAAATCGCGCTCCGTGCGGGGAAGCCGGTCGAGTTCCAAGACGAAATTTACATCGTGGCGCTTTTGCACGATATCGGTAAAATCGGTATTCCGGACAACATTCTGAATAAGAGTTCCAAGTTGACCGATGAGGAATACGAGACGATTAAGCAACACCCGAGTATCGGGGTTGAAATTTTGAAGAATATTTCAGAAATGCCGAATATTGAAATTGGTGCCCATTATCACCATGAACGTTTTGACGGGAAGGGCTACCCCGAAGGGCTTGCCGGTTACGACATTCCTGAAATTGCTCGTATTATTGCCGTGGCCGATGCATACGATGCTATGACGAGTCGCCGCAGTTATCGTTCTGCACTCCCGCAAGAGGCGGTGCGTAGCGAAATTGTGAAGGGTCGTGGGCTCCAGTTCGATCCGGACTTCGCTGATGTCATGCTCCAAATGATCGATGACGACGTGAATTACGAAATGCGCGATGATGGACAGGGCCTGTAG
- a CDS encoding T9SS type A sorting domain-containing protein, protein MKKFGFVALSGALLLGGEAFAAPGLTVSGTDLMYNGKKIFFSGTNLAWSDYNSDVGDSPLNENAWRKAVEGTRAAGGNAIRWWLFNNMSQSPTIDQSTHLVSGPKENTIANMKKALDIAEEYGVMVSMCLFSHNLMEPNQWGLYSEKLDITANEKLFEDEGTSAFITNVLVPVVKAIGNHNALMTWEVFNEPEGMTSVGWTTKKLDKAVLQKFTNKIAAAIHTTNPELLVSTGSVNIQYQSWWNDSELIAAGGEANGTLDFFQTHYYPYYQNDAVSPFVNTAAQMATKYGYDSKPMIIGEFPASGWKGDTYTTSMAAKTQISTEECYRKAFDGGYAGALAWQYIGDKTESNFGGYSYTIDPALDAMKALAATEEASIKIKDVAISQESGDGKMSVTYGGDNAQIEYQKTWDLSKASTFTFEATNKGESDAQLHLIFKLTDAWTWTPVNDDDGACVVPAGESVTCSYDISSFTDRNKTLSVVVANYAAGYTGTILYDNFKAGDQVLWDFNEDKYDAFSRGFENTEEMIPEIKIVFGDPSGICMRPQVAGAKALRVSGNMLSLSMGRTQGVTAELFDVTGHKVVTLHKGTLSAGTHQFKMNAAKGMYLVKVKGQGINLTQKVMVK, encoded by the coding sequence ATGAAAAAATTTGGTTTTGTGGCTCTAAGTGGAGCTCTTTTGTTAGGTGGAGAGGCTTTCGCTGCACCGGGACTTACCGTGAGTGGCACGGATCTTATGTACAACGGCAAGAAGATTTTCTTCTCGGGTACGAACCTCGCCTGGAGTGACTACAACTCCGATGTGGGTGATTCCCCGCTGAACGAAAATGCCTGGCGCAAGGCTGTCGAAGGCACGCGCGCTGCAGGCGGTAACGCCATTCGCTGGTGGCTTTTCAACAACATGAGCCAGAGCCCGACCATCGACCAGAGCACGCATCTGGTTTCTGGTCCTAAGGAAAACACCATCGCCAACATGAAGAAGGCTTTGGACATTGCCGAAGAATACGGTGTGATGGTTTCCATGTGCCTTTTCAGCCATAACCTGATGGAACCGAACCAGTGGGGCCTTTACAGCGAAAAGCTCGATATCACGGCAAACGAAAAATTGTTCGAAGACGAAGGTACGTCGGCCTTTATTACGAATGTACTCGTTCCGGTCGTGAAGGCTATCGGTAACCACAACGCGCTCATGACCTGGGAAGTCTTTAACGAACCCGAAGGCATGACAAGCGTGGGCTGGACCACCAAGAAACTCGACAAGGCCGTACTGCAGAAGTTCACGAACAAGATTGCAGCTGCCATCCACACCACAAACCCGGAACTGCTCGTTTCTACGGGTAGCGTGAATATCCAGTATCAGAGCTGGTGGAACGATTCCGAACTTATCGCCGCCGGTGGCGAAGCGAATGGTACGCTCGACTTTTTCCAGACGCATTACTATCCGTACTACCAGAACGATGCCGTGTCTCCGTTCGTGAATACGGCAGCCCAGATGGCGACCAAGTATGGCTACGATTCCAAGCCCATGATTATCGGTGAATTCCCGGCAAGCGGCTGGAAGGGCGATACTTATACTACAAGCATGGCGGCCAAGACCCAGATTTCGACCGAAGAATGCTACCGTAAGGCCTTTGACGGCGGTTATGCCGGCGCACTTGCCTGGCAGTATATTGGCGACAAGACCGAATCGAACTTCGGCGGTTACTCCTATACCATTGACCCCGCTCTCGATGCCATGAAGGCGCTCGCTGCAACGGAAGAAGCGAGCATCAAGATCAAGGATGTCGCCATCAGTCAAGAAAGTGGCGATGGCAAGATGTCGGTCACTTACGGTGGCGACAACGCCCAGATTGAATACCAGAAAACCTGGGATTTGAGCAAGGCCAGCACGTTCACGTTCGAGGCCACCAACAAGGGCGAAAGCGATGCCCAGTTGCACTTGATTTTCAAACTGACGGATGCTTGGACCTGGACCCCGGTGAATGATGACGATGGCGCATGCGTCGTGCCCGCTGGAGAATCCGTAACCTGCTCCTACGACATTTCTAGCTTTACCGATCGCAACAAGACCTTGAGCGTCGTTGTCGCAAACTATGCCGCAGGCTACACCGGCACCATCCTTTACGACAACTTCAAAGCGGGCGACCAGGTTCTTTGGGACTTTAACGAAGACAAGTACGACGCATTCAGTCGCGGCTTCGAAAACACCGAAGAGATGATTCCCGAAATCAAGATTGTCTTCGGAGATCCTTCGGGAATTTGCATGCGCCCGCAAGTTGCAGGTGCCAAGGCTCTGCGAGTAAGTGGTAACATGCTTAGCCTTTCGATGGGCCGCACACAAGGCGTGACAGCGGAACTCTTCGATGTCACGGGCCACAAGGTTGTAACGCTTCACAAGGGTACACTTTCTGCAGGCACGCACCAGTTCAAGATGAATGCGGCAAAGGGCATGTACCTTGTTAAAGTCAAGGGCCAGGGAATCAACCTGACCCAGAAAGTGATGGTGAAGTAG
- the mnmA gene encoding tRNA 2-thiouridine(34) synthase MnmA, with amino-acid sequence MSKARVAVGMSGGVDSSVAALLLLEQGYDVFGVTLRVLPPLSSPYDPEKDESVLRARAVAKKLGIEHYVAVCDDAFTERVLKRCHDDFAGARTPNPCCYCNRYIKFGWMLDFALEHGADFLSTGHYVNVKEVGGVRRLFKGRDAAKDQSYFLFGVPDSAMARVMTPLGDMEKPEVRAMAAKHGFENASASDSQDICFDIYGDDYTNFLQERFGAMTRPGNFVTADGKIWNRHEGYHRYTVGQRKGLGVALGVPAFVQSVNPETGDILVTADKSAVSASDVRIQNCEWHGVNPATGRDYAVGDTFECEGMVRYRQRPTRCMVKILEDGCALASFEQSQFAVTPGQCAVFYDGDMVLGGGWIIR; translated from the coding sequence ATGTCTAAGGCAAGAGTTGCTGTAGGAATGAGTGGCGGCGTCGATTCTTCGGTGGCGGCACTCCTTTTGCTTGAACAGGGCTACGATGTTTTTGGCGTGACGCTGCGTGTGCTGCCGCCGTTGTCGAGTCCTTACGATCCCGAAAAAGATGAAAGCGTTTTGAGGGCCCGGGCGGTCGCGAAAAAGCTGGGCATAGAGCATTATGTGGCGGTGTGCGATGACGCCTTTACGGAACGGGTGCTTAAACGCTGTCACGATGATTTTGCCGGGGCCCGCACGCCGAATCCTTGCTGCTATTGCAATCGCTATATCAAGTTCGGCTGGATGCTTGACTTTGCATTGGAGCACGGCGCAGACTTCCTTTCTACTGGGCATTACGTGAATGTGAAGGAGGTCGGTGGCGTGCGCAGGCTTTTCAAAGGTCGCGATGCCGCGAAAGACCAGAGCTACTTTTTGTTCGGCGTGCCCGATTCCGCCATGGCGCGAGTGATGACTCCGCTGGGCGATATGGAAAAGCCTGAGGTTCGCGCGATGGCGGCGAAGCATGGCTTTGAAAACGCAAGTGCGAGCGATAGCCAGGACATTTGCTTTGATATTTACGGCGACGATTACACGAACTTTTTACAGGAGCGTTTCGGTGCGATGACACGCCCGGGAAACTTCGTGACCGCCGACGGCAAGATTTGGAATCGTCACGAAGGTTACCACCGTTACACGGTGGGGCAACGCAAGGGACTTGGCGTTGCGCTGGGCGTCCCCGCATTCGTGCAAAGCGTGAATCCAGAAACGGGCGATATCCTGGTGACCGCCGACAAGTCGGCCGTCTCGGCAAGCGATGTGCGTATTCAGAATTGCGAATGGCACGGCGTGAACCCTGCAACAGGCCGCGACTACGCCGTTGGCGATACTTTTGAATGCGAGGGCATGGTGCGTTATCGCCAGCGCCCGACCCGTTGCATGGTCAAGATTTTGGAAGACGGCTGCGCACTCGCCAGTTTTGAACAGTCCCAATTTGCAGTCACCCCTGGCCAGTGCGCCGTGTTTTACGATGGCGATATGGTGCTTGGTGGCGGCTGGATAATACGCTAG
- a CDS encoding ATP-binding protein, whose amino-acid sequence MESNDIFDENDRRVLRTLTRVMRWLWAMFPLIYFGNFIHLFKIDYCELNVLTVVAFVILWLPTFIERMGASLIVRRYFCVLGMGCIIAMLATNENIGVYMTYTLAMVTSLLFFNAAFTLKISIFSYVLIVVSLYFRAPGANHGEFSSDTFWWISRSAGFLIEAIAMTLLCITIAKLTHRLLENLDNARKEAQHSDELRRAWAEAEEARKNAESANMAKSFFLANMSHEIRTPINGILGMNAMLLKECKDSSLLEYAQNIQNAGHTLLSLVNDVLDITKIESGKMELFVGEYDLFAVLNDCYCVAEPRAQSKGLEFNINVNPKTPSLLMGDEVRLRQIVNNLLSNAIKYTPSGTVDLLVDFKNLPAENTDKRIELVIIVADTGIGIRSDDRDKLFQSFERIDLDHNRNIEGTGLGLNLTKKLVEMMNGRVLVKSVYGSGSVFEVHIPQPIMGDAPIGNFMERHKEFISFNSGVKKFKAKKARLLVVDDVAMNLKVVCGLLKETEIKIDTATNGEDALALVEENRYDLILLDHMMPVMDGIETLQCMKDIKGFDIAKTPVVMLTANAVVGAKDAYIQAGFTDYITKPIREEVLLSTVKKFLPPELIDEMDSGEKNEAHESQHSLGKLSDIVDAATGLGYCMNDKGFYREMLVEYVKNDRSADLENAFAKSDFESYRINMHSLKSTSLTIGAVGLSETAKAIEAACKEGNIDFVRSQHEKCMADYKMILEKLSNYLATEET is encoded by the coding sequence ATGGAATCAAACGACATCTTTGATGAAAATGACCGCCGAGTCTTGCGAACCTTGACTCGTGTTATGCGTTGGTTGTGGGCGATGTTTCCGTTGATTTATTTCGGAAACTTTATTCATTTGTTCAAAATTGACTATTGCGAATTGAACGTCCTAACGGTTGTCGCGTTTGTCATTTTGTGGCTGCCGACCTTTATTGAACGTATGGGTGCCTCGCTGATTGTACGCAGGTATTTTTGCGTGTTGGGCATGGGCTGCATTATTGCAATGCTTGCGACGAATGAAAATATCGGCGTTTATATGACCTATACACTTGCCATGGTCACTAGCCTGTTGTTTTTTAATGCGGCGTTTACCCTTAAAATTTCGATATTCAGTTATGTGCTGATTGTGGTGTCCCTTTACTTTAGGGCGCCCGGCGCAAACCATGGTGAATTTTCTTCGGATACCTTCTGGTGGATATCCCGTTCTGCGGGCTTTTTGATTGAAGCCATTGCCATGACTCTTTTGTGCATTACTATAGCCAAGTTGACTCACCGCTTGCTTGAAAATTTGGACAACGCCCGCAAAGAAGCTCAACATTCCGACGAATTGCGGCGTGCTTGGGCCGAAGCCGAAGAAGCCCGCAAAAATGCGGAATCGGCGAATATGGCCAAGAGCTTTTTCCTTGCCAACATGAGCCATGAAATCCGTACTCCGATTAACGGCATTTTGGGAATGAACGCCATGCTCCTGAAGGAATGCAAGGATTCATCGCTGCTGGAATATGCCCAGAACATCCAGAATGCGGGGCATACGCTCTTGTCGCTTGTGAACGATGTCTTGGATATTACGAAGATCGAATCGGGCAAGATGGAGCTTTTTGTTGGTGAATATGATTTGTTTGCGGTCTTGAACGATTGCTATTGTGTCGCTGAACCTCGCGCTCAAAGTAAGGGGTTGGAATTCAATATCAATGTGAATCCCAAAACGCCTTCGTTGCTTATGGGTGATGAAGTGCGTCTTCGCCAAATTGTGAATAATCTGCTTTCGAACGCCATTAAGTACACACCGTCGGGAACGGTGGACTTGTTGGTGGATTTCAAGAACTTGCCTGCGGAAAATACCGACAAGCGTATTGAACTGGTGATCATCGTGGCCGATACGGGCATTGGCATTCGTTCCGATGACCGCGATAAATTGTTCCAAAGTTTTGAACGAATCGATTTGGATCACAACAGGAATATTGAAGGTACGGGCCTGGGCCTGAATCTCACCAAGAAGCTTGTAGAAATGATGAATGGCCGTGTGCTGGTGAAGAGTGTCTACGGCTCTGGTTCCGTATTTGAAGTCCATATCCCGCAACCTATTATGGGTGATGCTCCTATCGGCAACTTTATGGAACGCCATAAGGAATTTATTTCCTTTAATTCCGGCGTGAAAAAATTCAAGGCGAAAAAGGCCCGTTTGCTGGTGGTAGACGATGTGGCCATGAACTTGAAGGTGGTTTGTGGACTTCTCAAAGAAACGGAAATCAAAATTGATACGGCGACCAATGGTGAAGATGCCCTCGCCCTTGTAGAAGAGAACCGTTATGACTTGATTCTCTTGGACCACATGATGCCTGTCATGGATGGAATTGAAACCCTCCAATGCATGAAGGATATCAAGGGCTTCGACATCGCGAAGACACCCGTGGTGATGCTTACGGCCAATGCGGTGGTCGGCGCCAAAGACGCTTACATTCAGGCCGGATTTACCGATTATATCACGAAGCCTATTCGTGAAGAAGTCCTGCTGTCGACGGTGAAAAAGTTCTTGCCGCCGGAACTGATTGACGAGATGGATTCTGGTGAAAAGAATGAGGCGCACGAATCGCAGCATTCTCTAGGGAAACTTTCTGATATTGTCGATGCAGCAACGGGTCTTGGCTATTGCATGAACGATAAGGGCTTTTATCGCGAAATGCTTGTCGAGTATGTGAAAAACGATCGCAGTGCCGATTTGGAAAACGCTTTTGCTAAAAGCGATTTTGAAAGTTACCGGATCAACATGCATTCCTTGAAGAGTACATCGTTGACGATTGGTGCTGTGGGCTTGTCCGAAACGGCAAAGGCGATAGAAGCCGCTTGTAAGGAAGGGAATATCGATTTTGTTCGGAGTCAGCATGAAAAATGCATGGCCGACTACAAGATGATTTTAGAAAAGTTGTCAAACTATCTTGCGACGGAGGAAACGTAA